TAAAAACATCCTGAATTAACTCTTTATCGATTTGAATGTATTTTGCGAGAAACTTGCCTATAAGATCAGTATATCTTATTTGCATAAAGTCTCGATCGGCAGATTCAGCAGTAATTCTCCCTGTCATAGTAGTATCATTCAAAAAACTTTTCCCTCAACAACCATAATACTTTATAGGATAAATAATTTTATCAAGTTTAATAGCGTCAGGGATGGAATTAATTCAGTTTCACTGATTATTAAAAATAGAAATACCATAGTATTAATTAACTTGGGGCGCTATCCGAGGCACATTAAAGGATACTTACAAAAAAAAGTAAAATTCCAATGGTGGGTATGAAGTGGGATTATCATATGGATAACAACAAGCATATGAAATCATCAAGAGTTGTGGTTCTGTGTCTTGAAATCAATCGTCATAAATAAATGAGATTTTACTGGAACTAGTTATTATCCTCTAATCACATGACCATTTGTAAAAGATAGGTCACATAAAATAAGTTGAGGTTCAATTAGCGGAAACTATGGAAAAATACGTTCTCCTGTATACCTATCAATGATAATAATTGCCTTAGTAGGGCAAGTTTTGGCCGCATCAAGTATAGTTTCAAAATCTTCAGCTGTTTCTGAAATTACTACCGCTTTTGGATTTATTCGTCTGTTCTTCTCAACTACAAAAACCTTTGGAGCAAGTGTTTCACAACTTCCGAAAGCCAAGCACAGGGATGGCTCGACAATTATATGGTATCGACTTTCTAGTAATGAATTATCCTTCCCAAACGATGCAGCCTCATGTTCGGCATTTAATCTATTTTGAAAATCAACGTCGTCGTCATTATCGTAACTTACGGTCTGACTGCCCATGTCATCTGAGACAGTATTTACTTGCCAATTTTTTTGAATAGAAATTGAATTACTTTCACGATTTTGATCAGATCGGTCTAATTTTCTTGGACGCTCTCCACCAAGAGTTTCATCGTATTGTTGTCTTTTTCCTGGATCGGATAGGGTTTCGAACGCGATATTTATATTCTTCATGATATCATCAGAAACTTTTGAATTCCTATCTGGATGATATTTCCTTGCAAGTCGTCTAAACGCACTTTTGATCTCCCGCTGGTTGGCATATCTTGATATCTCTAGAACCTCATAGTAATTAGCGTCATCCAACCAGTTTTTCTAAATAATATATCTTATTCAATTTATATATACATACTTAATTGTTTTTACAGGTCTAGTCACTATTATCAACTGGTTTAATAAGAATTACAAATAGAAATGAAGATTGAAAATACTGGAATAGTGGTATTCATTCATTAGGGTAACAAACAAATATTGTTATGATAACGACTTTGCTATCATATGGTATCAAAAATTTAACTAATTCTTTTGATAACAATCCATTTAACTTTCTGCCTCAAAGTTACTAAACTGTTAGAAAGTATGATTAGAGAAACAGAATGAATGAAACAGAATTTTTTCTAGTATAAAAGTGAATGAAAGTCAAGTAATTATTTCAGACTAAATAAATCCTTTATAAGCGACCTTTACCTTAGAATTCTCCATTTGAGCATTCATCATTAAATAATCCAGGATGGATATTTTATAATTTAGCCTACAAATACATCGTCATGTATAAGATTGAACTATGAATAGATGAAGAGCGGTATTAAATTAAATTCAGACAATATTCGAACTGTCTCTTAGCCTTTTATATCAAACAAAAGATTATTCAATACCAATTACCCATATATACCTGATATTGAACTATGGCAAAATACGGAAACTCTGGCAGTCGCAGAAGGGGTTTATTTTCGCGCGTCGTAGGATACATAATGACTGGTTTTATCATCCCCTTTGTTTTGAAAAGGATTCAACATCGTATAATAAAAGAACAAATGTCAAGATGTGACCGCTGCAAAAGAAAAATGGAGATGATAAAAAAGAATGAATATTATTGTAAACACTGTAAGATCATTAAGATCGATGATCGGGATAGATAAGTAGTAGGCGCATTTTTTTGTGTTTTATTTATTACCAATGGTAAAGCCCCGAGTTATTTACATCCTGGTTTTTTCAATTCCCTTCTAATTTGATTATTAACAATATGCCACGGCTCTCTCATATTAGATAAATAAAAGGATAAGAACGAATCGTCATAAATGAGAAAGAAAAATAATGAATTAGAATAAGAGTCGTTATTATTTCTAAGACATTGATTTTGTTGTCCGAGATTTTAAATCATAATTTACATTAAACATCGTTATTATATCGCGGAAGTTTTCATTTGATGAAAATCTACAGAGTGTAATCCAATTTCCACGGAGACGTATTTTGATTTCACAGATGCCATTTAAAGGAGGAGCAACAGATTCCACATCAAACCGGCGTCTTAATTTTTCTTCTAATTTAGTCCTTATTGGATCATCGGCCAGGATCAAAATTTTTTGCATGTTAAATTTCAGAATTGTCAATAATAGTATAAATCATAACGTGACACAAAAAAATTTGCTCTAATATCTTTGAAATGCTGAAGCATTATCATGTTAGATTCTAGAAGAGTAGAGTAATTATGCAACATGATTCAATTATCTACAATTAACTTCCTGAGATAAACAAAGGAAGTAGAACAGATATAGTTAGTCAATTCTTAAGGAACCAATCATAGAGTTAATATCCATGATATTTTTCGATTGTTCTGTTTCCCCAACTGTATAGCCTACTACAAACGCATTTGAATCATCAACAAACAAAATTTGTGTTTGTGAGTATGAATTGATTGTAGATGAAACATTATATTTTAACCCGCTTATATTACCTAGCGAAATTGGAAGATTATTTGATAATTTGATTGTAGGATCTGCGACTAATGAATTCCTCGTTAATTCGGTATATTTTTCAAGGGGCACAGGGAAAGGAAGTAATTCAGACAATACTAAGAATGAAGATCCATCCATGGATTCTGGGAGTAATAAAACTATAGGTTCAACAAGTTTGGGATCTGGATTCAACCCAGTATCCATACCACCCTTATCTCCAAGTATTGCATCAACATATTCTTTAGTAGTTACCTTCCAATCTGATGGATACTGAAAAGTAATTCCTGAACTTGGATCTTGAAAGGTGGTTTTTGTTACATTTGATTGTCCCAAGACCACGGGAAAAACAAAAAGAAATGCAATAAGAAATAAGAATAGAGGGATTGTAATGATTTTTTTCAACGATACAGGTTACCTAAAGACAGCTATTACTTATTCTTTTCTACAACTATTTGCTAGTGCAGGTTTCCATTCAGTATGGTTCAGTTACGTGTTACGCCTCATTCCCAACAATTAATGGCTCGGATGAGTAAATTGAATTTGTATTTATGTACGTCTAATCTTGCGGGTATTTCAAAAATTATTCACTTTGAATACTAGCTTTAAATCATATGCTAAATTAGTATGAGGCATGGCATCAAAAGTTGACGACACAAAGTCGTCAAAAACCGCTACGTTGAAGGTAGCGGAAGCAGAACAAAGAGATGTTGGACGAAAAATAGCTCGGGTAGATCCCGATGTTGCAGAGGCAATGAATATTGTTAGCGGTGATGCGTTAGAATTATCATCTATTGGTAGAAAGACTACCGTTTTAAGCTGGCCAGCAAAGGAGAGTGATAGAGGTAAGGGATTGATCCGTATGGACGGGTTCATACGAAGTAGGTTGGATGTTGGTATAAATGACTTGGTTGAAATCAAAGTGGTAGAATCGAAAATCGCAAAAGACATAACATTTGCTCCTACTGAACCCTTGCGAATAATGGGTGCGGAAGAATATCTTGCAGAATACCTAAATGGAACTTTGATGACTAAAGGCGATACAGTCCCTATCAATGTAATGGGTAGAAGGATAGACTTGGTTGTGATCTCCACACACCCCTCAGGTCCAGTCATAATTAGTGATGCAACGGATATACTAGTTTCGGAAGAGTCTTCAAAGGCCGTTCAGATCTCCAAAGAGGGTACGGCTTCATCAATCACTTATGAAGATATAGGTGGATTAGGGGACGCGGTAGCAAGGGTTAGAGAAATGATAGAGCTTCCTCTAAGACATCCAGAATTGTTTAAGAGATTAGGTGTAGAAGCACCAAAGGGGGTGTTGTTACACGGTCCACCAGGAACAGGGAAGACATTATTGGCAAAAGCAGTAGCAAACGAAACAAATTCCAATTTCTTTACAATTGGAGGACCAGAAATAATGAGCAAGTACCACGGAGAATCAGAAGAAAGGCTCCGCAATGTATTTCAAGAGGCTGAGAAGAATGCACCTTCCATAATATTTATCGACGAAATTGACTCGATAGCACCAAAACGAGAAGAAGTAACAGGGGAGGTTGAAAGGCGGATTGTGGCTCAACTGTTATCTGTAATGGATGGGATGAAATCAAGGGGTAAAGTAGTTGTAATAGGTGCTACAAATAGAGTAGATGCCATCGATCCTGCATTAAGAAGACCAGGTCGTTTTGATAGGGAAATCGAAATTGGGGTTCCCAATAGGGATGGACGATTGGAGGTATTAACAATACACACACGAGGAATGCCACTTGATAAGGATGTTGATTTACAAAAACTAGCTGACATTTCTCATGGTTTTGTTGGAGCGGATTTGCAAGCACTTGCTAAAGAGGCAGCCATGCGGGCACTCAGAAGGGTTCTCCCCGAAATCAATCTCTCTGGTGAAAGCATATCAGTCGATATTTTAAGAAAGATTATAGTTAGAATGCAGGATTTTATGGATGTAATTAAGGAAACAGAACCCTCTGCCATGAGAGAGGTGTTTGTAGAAGTACCGGATATAAAATGGGAGGATATAGGCGGACTTTCCACTATAAAACAAGAACTTCAAGAAGCTGTTGAATGGCCTTTAAAATACTTGGGAGTTTTTACCTATGCAGATGCCAGCCCTCCAAAAGGAATTTTGTTATACGGTCCACCAGGCACGGGTAAAACATTAATGGCAAAAGCAGCAGCAAATGAAAGTGAAGCAAATTTCATCAGCATTAAGGGGCCAGAACTACTTAGTAAGTGGGTAGGAGAATCGGAAAAAGGAGTAAGAGAGATATTTAGAAAAGCTAGACAAGCCGCTCCATGTATAATATTCTTTGATGAACTGGATGCTATAGCTCCAACTAGGGGTGATCATGGAGATTCGCATGTAACAGAGAGAGTAATCAGTCAATTTCTGACCGAGATGGACGGCCTCGAAATACTAACAAATGTAGTAGTAATTGGCGCCACCAATAGGCCCGATATAATAGACCCAGCATTATTGAGACCAGGGAGATTTGATAGAATCCTCTATGTACCTCCACCTGACCGAGAATCCAGGCTTCAAATTATCAGGATTCATACAAAAAAGAAGCCATTAGCTGAAGATGTCAATATTGAAGAGTTAGCTGATAAAACTGATGGATATACAGGAGCTGATATCGCTTCATTATCTTCTGCAGCAGTTATGTTGGCATTAAGAGAACATATAACAAAATATCCAGATTCCAAGGAGGCAGAGAAACAAACAAAGGATTTGAAAATAAATATGAAGCATTTCGAAGATGCCATGAAAAAAATAAGACCTTTGTCAAAACAGGAAGTAGATATGTACAAGAACATGGCAAACAAATTCGGGAAAGTGGATTTATAATCCACTGAATTTTAAAAAAGCTGATACCTAATCCCTATTTGTAACACTAATCTCGGCCGAATAAACCCATAGTCTTACCTTCATTGCAAAAACCATTCAAAATTGATACGGACCAAATCCATTTTTGTTAATTTTTGCCCTAATATCGATTTCAATTTTTTTGAACTCAATTA
This genomic stretch from Candidatus Nitrosocosmicus arcticus harbors:
- a CDS encoding ferredoxin: MDDANYYEVLEISRYANQREIKSAFRRLARKYHPDRNSKVSDDIMKNINIAFETLSDPGKRQQYDETLGGERPRKLDRSDQNRESNSISIQKNWQVNTVSDDMGSQTVSYDNDDDVDFQNRLNAEHEAASFGKDNSLLESRYHIIVEPSLCLAFGSCETLAPKVFVVEKNRRINPKAVVISETAEDFETILDAAKTCPTKAIIIIDRYTGERIFP
- a CDS encoding CDC48 family AAA ATPase, which produces MASKVDDTKSSKTATLKVAEAEQRDVGRKIARVDPDVAEAMNIVSGDALELSSIGRKTTVLSWPAKESDRGKGLIRMDGFIRSRLDVGINDLVEIKVVESKIAKDITFAPTEPLRIMGAEEYLAEYLNGTLMTKGDTVPINVMGRRIDLVVISTHPSGPVIISDATDILVSEESSKAVQISKEGTASSITYEDIGGLGDAVARVREMIELPLRHPELFKRLGVEAPKGVLLHGPPGTGKTLLAKAVANETNSNFFTIGGPEIMSKYHGESEERLRNVFQEAEKNAPSIIFIDEIDSIAPKREEVTGEVERRIVAQLLSVMDGMKSRGKVVVIGATNRVDAIDPALRRPGRFDREIEIGVPNRDGRLEVLTIHTRGMPLDKDVDLQKLADISHGFVGADLQALAKEAAMRALRRVLPEINLSGESISVDILRKIIVRMQDFMDVIKETEPSAMREVFVEVPDIKWEDIGGLSTIKQELQEAVEWPLKYLGVFTYADASPPKGILLYGPPGTGKTLMAKAAANESEANFISIKGPELLSKWVGESEKGVREIFRKARQAAPCIIFFDELDAIAPTRGDHGDSHVTERVISQFLTEMDGLEILTNVVVIGATNRPDIIDPALLRPGRFDRILYVPPPDRESRLQIIRIHTKKKPLAEDVNIEELADKTDGYTGADIASLSSAAVMLALREHITKYPDSKEAEKQTKDLKINMKHFEDAMKKIRPLSKQEVDMYKNMANKFGKVDL